ATTCCCCGTGCACCGCCAATGCGGCATGGATCAAGGCGAGATGGCTCAACCCCTGCGGCAGATTGCCCAGCGCATCGCCAGTGTTGGCGTCCACCATTTCCGGCATCAGGTCGACATCGTTGCCCAGGCGCTCCAGCAGCCGCTTGAACAGGCGCTTGGCTTCGTAGCGTTCGCCCAGCAAGCCATAGGCTTCCACCATCCAGAACGCGCAGGCGGTGAATGTGCCTTCGCGCTGCTGCATGCCGCTGTAACGGTACAGCAGCTCATCGCAGCCCAGCTCGCGGCGGATGGCGTCGCGGGTGGACACCATGCGGGCGTGGCGCACCTCGGCCAGGCCGAAGCGCGAGGCCAGCATCAGGCTGGCATCCAGGTCGTCGGTGCCAGCGTAGAAGGTGTAGGCCTGCTTGGACTCGGACCAGCAGTGCTCATCGATCCAGGCCAGGATGCGCGCCTGCTCGCGTTCCCAGCGCGGCAGCATGGCCGACGACAGGTGGCCGACCTTGGCCAGCTCGCTGGCACGGCGCAGCGCCATCCAGCATTCGATCTTGGACATGGTGTAGTGCTCGTCCTGCTCCAGCTCCCAGAAGCCTGCGTCCTTGCGCATCCAGGCATCGGCACATTCGTTGCCCAGGTCGAACAACTGACGTGCGGTTTCCGGGTCCAGGATGTGGCCGGCATCGACAAAGCGCGCGGTCATCTCGAACACATCGCCGTACAGGCACAACTGCAATTGGTCATTCGCGGTGTTGCCAACGCGGACCGGGCGGGTGTCGCGGTAGCCGGCAATGTCGATCTCGCGCTCATCCGGCACGAGCTCGCCATCGAGCGTGTAGCACGGCCGAATCCAGGGGCGGTGGCGACGAATGGTGTGCATCAGCCAGCTGAAGGCGGCCTTGGCATCGGCCAGTGCGCCCACGCGCATGAATGCCTTGGTGGTGTACGCGGCATCGCGCACCCAGGCGTAGCGATAGTCCCAATTGCCATTGCCACCGATCTGCTCCGGCAGCGAGGTGGTGACCGCCGCGGCAATGGCGCCGGTGGGCGAAAACCACAGGAATTTGAGCGCAAGCGCCGAGCGCACCACGGTGCCGTGGTAGCCATTGTCGTAGCTGAGGTTGCCGCTCCATTCACGCCATTCCTGATCGCTGCGGTCGATGCGGCCGTCGATATCCGCCAGTGGCGGCACCGGCAAGGCTTCGCGCTCGGACGCGAGCAATGCCACGAGCTGGCGATCGCCGGCGGCAACGGGCAAGGTGCCGCGCACGCTGCGGTCATCGCAGTGTGCGATCTGCACCGCCTCCGCGTCGAAGCGCAGCATGGTCATCAACGGGCCAACGTGGTGCACGCGGCCGTTGGGCGTATCGCTCTGCCACGGCGTCGCTTCGCCTGCGCGCGTGCCTGGCCGATAGATGAGCTCGAACACCACCTCGCCCTCCAGCCCGTCGATGCGCCGGGCCAGCTCCGACCACGGCAGCCGGCCGGCCTCGCCACTGTTGACCGATTCGGTGAGGCGCGCGCGGCCACTTGCGGTGATGAAGGTGGTTTCCAGTACATTGCTGCCGTCGCGGTAACGGCGCTCCACCTGTTGCAACTCGCGCGGGCACAGCGAAAAGAAACCGCCATTGCCGGCATCGAGCAGGCGATCGAACAACGGTGGTGCGTCCATCTTCGGCACGCACCACCAGTCGATGCCGCCATCGGCGCCGCATAGCGCCACCGAGCGGCCGTCACCGATGGCGGCATAGCCGGCAATCGGTAACGTGCCGCTGGCATCGCGGCGGAACTGGGCGCTGGGGCGACTCAAGACAACAGCAGGCCGCCGGTGGCGCCGAACACCTCGCCGGTGACATAGCTCGATTCCTGCGAGGCGAGCAGGACGTAGAGCGGTGCCATTTCCACCGGCTGGCCGGCGCGCTTCATCGGCGTTTCCGAGCCAAATTCCGGGATCGTTTCTGGCGGCTGGCCACCGCTGGGCTGCAGCGGCGTCCACACCGGGCCCGGCGCCACGGCGTTGACGCGGATGCCTTTTTCGGCCACCTGCTGCGCCAGCCCCTTGGTGAAGTTGACGATGGCCGCCTTGGTGGAGGCGTAGTCGAGCAGGGTGGGCGAGGGCTGGTAAGACTGGATCGAGCCGGTGTTGATGATGGATGCGCCCGGCGGCAGATGCGGGATGGCCGCCTTGCACAGCCAGAACATCGCGTAGACGTTGGTCTTGAAGGTAGCGTCGAACTGCTCGGTGGTGATGTCGGCGATGTCCTTGATGGCGGTCTGCTTGCCGGCGATGTTGATCAGCAGATCCAGGCCGCCGAGTTCTTTCACCGCACGCTCCACCAACTGGTTGCAGAAGGCTTCGTCCTTGAGGTCACCCGGCACGGCGATGGCCTTGCGGCCTTCAGCCTGGATGAGCTGCACCACCTCGGCGGCATCCTGTTCTTCTTCGGGCAGGTAGTTGAGCACGATGTCTGCGCCTTCGCGCGCATAGGCGATGGCGGTGGCGCGGCCAATGCCCGAGTCCGCACCGGTGATCAGCGCCTTGCGGCCCTGCAGGCGGCCGAAGCCCTGATAGCTCTGCTCGCCATGGTCGGCCTTGGGCTGCAGCTCATGAATGGTGCCGGGCGCTTCCTGGGTCTGCTCCGGAAAGGTGGGCTGCGGGAACTGGGTGAGCGGGTTCTGCATTGCGTATTGGTTCTTCGCGCTGGACATGCACGGGTCTCCTGTCGAGGGGGAGTGGGGGCACGCAGGACGGCTGCGCACCGAGCGGCGCCCAGTGTGGAAAGCGATGCGCTGTGCAGCGGTGAACGAATGTTGTGCATGGTGTGAATGCGTGACCGCACGCAAACCATGCAGATATGCGTCAATCACCACCACGACGGTGGGCGCATGACGAGGTACACGATGCGGTGGGTGGGAATCGATGGCGCGCGTAGCGGTTGGCTGGCGGTGTGGGACACCGAGGACGCGTTGGCATTTGCGTATTACGCAACGGTGCAGGACGTGGCGCATGCACTGCGTGCGGCGGAGGTCATCGGCGTGGATATTCCCATTGGCCTGAGTGAGCACGCCCCGCGCGCGGCCGACGTGCAGGCACGCCGCTTCGTGGGCGGCCGCCGCGCCTGCAGCATCTTTGCTGCGCCGTTACGCGGCATGTTGCATGCGCAGTCGCAGCCCGAAGCATCGCGCCTGCATCGTGCGCTGGATCACGACAAGCAGCGCGGCTTCGGTGTGCAGTCCTTCGGGTTGCTGGACAAGATCCGCCATTGGGATGCCGCCCTGCGCAGCGATGCAGCCTGGGCTGTGCGCGTGCATGAGGTGCACCCGGAAGTTTCGTTCGCCGTGCTCAACGGCGGCCAGGGACTCGCCGCCGGCAAGAAGACGCCGGCCGGCCATGCACAGCGCGTGGCATTGCTCGGCGAACACGTCGGCCACGCGCGAGTGCAGGCGCTGCTGGCGGCCGTACCGCGGCGCTTGGCTGCGCCGGATGATGTGCTCGATGCGCTGGTGGCGTGCTGGAGTGCGCAGCGGATTGCGGCAGGCACCGCCGGCAGCTTGCCCGCGGTGGTGGAGCATGACCGCCATGGCTTGCGCATGGCGATCCGCTACTGACGCACCGCGTTAGCGCGCCGACATCGAATACGGCCGCTGCGCGGGGTCGATGGCCCATTGCTGATTCGGCGTGGCCTGCATGCGGAAGCGCAACTCGCCGCCGGCCTGAATTTCTGCGTGCGTCAGATAAGCGCGCGTCAGTAGCTGGCCGTTGAGGGTGGCGCTGCCGATGTATGGGCGTGCATCGCTCACGCCTTCGGCGATCACGCTGAAGCGCTTGCCGTTGGGCAGGTTGAGCGTGGCGCGCGGCAGGAACGGGCGGCCGATGATGTATTGATTGCTGCCCGGCGCCACCGGGTAGAAGCCCAGCGTGGTGAACACGTACCAGGCCGACATCTGGCCGAGGTCGTCGTTGCCGGCCAGGCCTTCGGGGCCGGCGTGGTATTGGCTGCCCATAATCTGGGTCAGGCGTGCCTGCGTGCGCCACGGCTGGCCGGCATAGGCGTACAGATACGCGACGTGATGGCTGGGCTCGTTGCCGTGCGCATACCAGCCGATCAGCCCGGTGATGTCTTCCATGTGCTCGAACACCTTCGGGTCCACCTTGGCGTCGAACACCGCATCCAGCCGCGCCAGCAACGTGTCTTCGCCGCCGTGTGCGGCCGCCAGGCCGGCGACGTCCTGCGGCACGTACCAGGAGTATTGCCAGGCATTGCCTTCGGTGTAGTCGCTGCCATAGCCGCTGGCCGAGGGGTCGAACGGTTCGCGGAAAGTGCCGGCGCGGGTGCGTGCGCGCATGTAGCCGGTGGCCGGGTCGAAGGCGTGCTTCCAGTTGCTGGCGCGCTTGCTGAATTCTGCGGCGATGGCGGGCTTGCCCAACTTGTCGGCCATCTGCGCGATGGTCCAGTCGTCGAATGCGTATTCCAGCGTCTTGGAGGCGGCTTCGCCTTCTTCGTCGATCGGCACGTAGCCCAGTTCGCGGTATTGCGCGATGCCATCGTACGGGCCGTAGTTGGCGCTGGCCACCATGGCATCGAGTGCTTCGTTGGCATCGAAGCCGCCGATGCCTTTCATGTAGGCATCGGCAATCACCGGCACGGCGTGGTAGCCGATCATGCACCAGGTTTCCAGGCCATGAAACGCCCACACCGGGAGGATGCCGTAGGCGCTTTCGCGACGCGAGGCGAGCAGGGAATTGACCACGTCGCTGGTGCGCTGCGGCGGTTGCACCAGGGTGAGCAGGGGGTGCAGGGCCCGGTAGGTGTCCCACAGCGAGAAGGTGGAATAGTGGCTCCAGCCGGTGGCCTGATGCACGGCGTTGTCTGGCCCGCGGTAGCGGCCGTCGCTGTCCATGAACAACGTCGGCCCGAGCAGCGTGTGGTACAGCGCGGTGTACAGCTGGGTGCGCTGCTTCGGCGTGCCTTGAGCATCGATCGCCGACAACGCCTGTGTCCATTGCGCGCGTGCATCGGCGCGCACGCGGTCGAAGTCGAAGCCGGGCACTTCGGCGGCCAGGTTGGCAATGGCACTGTCTTCGCTGACCGGCGACAGCGCAACGGTGACCACCAGTGGCGTGCCGTCATTGGCAACATCGAACACGCCCACCAGCTGCCGGCCTTCGATTTGCGCACGTTGCGCGGGGTTCTTGTCGCCCGGCGGCGGGAAGCCCTTGTACGGGATGTCCTGCTCGGTGTCGTGCAATTGCGTGGCGGTGAGAGGGCGCGAAAACCGCATGGCGAAATACAGTTGCCGGCCCGGCGCCCAGCCACGCGTTTCGCGGAATCCGGTGACCGTGCCATCGCTGCGCACGCGCAGGCGCGACCACTGCACCTTGCCCGGGTAGTCGTAGAGGCTGGTGCGCAGATCCACCAGCACATGCGCGGGCACGCCCTTGGGGAACTGGTAGCGGTGCACGCCCACGCGCGCGCTGGCAGTGAGTTCGGCGCGGATGTTGCGGTCTTTCAGGGTCACCGCGTAATAGCCGGGCTGCGCCTGCTCGCTGGCGTGATCGAACTGCGCGGTGTAGCCGCTGCCGGGTGTGCCGACATCGCCGCGTTCCAGCTTCACCGTACCGGCGATTGGCATCAGCAAGATATCGCCCAGGTCCGAATGCCCGGAGCCGGAGAAATGCGTATGCGAGAAGCCGACAATCGTGCTGTCGCTATGCCGGTAACCGGCGGCCCAGCCGTAGGCCTCCTTGCGCGGTTTGATCTGGGTGTCCGGGCTCAACTGCACCATGCCGAACGGCACCGTGGCGCCGGGGTAGGTATGGCCTTCGCCACCGGTGCCGATGAAGGGATCGACCGCGCGATAGGCCGAGTCGGCGGCGCGTGGCGCGGCAGTGCTGGCGAAGACGGCAAGGGCGGCCAGCAGCGCCAGCCAGCGGATACGGGACAACGCGATCAACCGATGCTGCATGCGGGACGACTCCGGGCAAGTGCAGCGCCGGACCGTAGCACAGGCCCTTCACTGGATCGACGTCGCCGCATAACGCCGTGCATGCCGCCGCGCTTGTGTCCGCCACTGCGTTCCTGCACACCCGCCAGCCACGTGGATGTGCATCAACGCGCGCGCTTCGCGGCCAGCACCGCCACGGTTGCCAGCGCTGCCACTGCCGCGCCGATGGCCAAGGTGTTGCGCCCCGCACGTGCGCGCACGGCCGGGCGACGGCGGAAGCCGCCATCGATGCCACCGGCGATGGCAGGTGGGCCAAACACATTGCCGCTGGAACGGCCCACGCGCGGTGCTTGCGCGAAGTAACGCTGAAAGAACCGGCTCATCGCACGTGCGAACAGGTTGGGTGCCAACGCATGACCAACGCGCATGGCCTGCACGGCCGGGCCGATCACCACGGTATTGCGCGGGCGATCGAGCAGCCGCACCACCGCCTGCGCCACGGTGCGCGTGTCCAGCATCATCGGCGGGCCGGTGACGCGGCGGCCCACGTAGTTGGCACCATGCGACAGCCCCGGCGTGTCGACAAAGTACGGGTACACATCGCAGACATGCACCTTGGGGTGATCGATCAATTCCGCGCGTAATGCTTCGGAAAACCCGCGCTGGCCGAACTTGCTGGCGCTGTAGGCGGCGGCGTAGGGCGTGGCGGCAAATCCGCCCAGCGAGATCATGTTGACGAATACGCCATGGCCTTGTTCGACAAAGATGGGAATGGCGGCATGCGCATCGTGCATGCGCCCGATCAGGTTGGCCTGCACCACCGCCGTGCTCGCTTCGATGGGCACCTCGTGGAAGGTGCCCACCGCGCCTACGCCGACATTGCCGAACCACAGATCGATGCGGCCCAGAAAACTGCGCGCGCTGGTGGCCAGCGCCTGCACCTGATCGGCCTGTTTGACGTCGGTGGGCACCACCAGCACTTCGGCGCCGCGCGCACGGCAGCGCTCGGCAACCTGTTGCAATGCCTCTTCGCCACGCGCGGCCAGCACCAGGCGCGCGCCGCGTTCGGCAAACGCTTCGGCGGTGGCCTGGCCAATGCCGCTGGACGCGCCGGAAATCACCACGTGGGCAGGATGTGTGCGATGCATGCGGAGGCTCCTGGGTCGTAGAAGCGTCCATGCTTGATGCTGGCCTGTGAATGGCACGCGGCCATTTGCGTACCGCTGCGTGAAGCCAACCGGCACCGCAACCTTGGCAAAAGTTGTGCGACGTGATCAGCATCCAGTGCTGAAAATCACGGCCGCCATCCCCATCTGAGCGCAATGGATTTGTTCGATACACCGCTCGCGCCGCTGCAGGTGCTGGACGATGCCGAAGGCGGCGTGCGCTATTGGCCGCAGCTGCTGGCGCCCGCCGTGGCGCAGGCCGCATTTGCGGCATTGCGCGACGGCGCGGACTGGCAGCGCCACCAGCGCACGATGTACGACCGCGTGGTGGATGTGCCGCGCCTGCTGGCCTCGTATCGCCTGGATGCGCCACTGCCGCCGGGCCTGCCGCTGCAGCTCTTGCTGGCCGCGGTGCAGGCACAGTTGCCGGCACCGTACAACGCGGTGGGCTTGAACCTGTACCGCGACGGCCGCGACAGCGTGGCCATGCACCACGACAAGCTGCACACGCTGCTGGCGCCGCACCCGATTGCGTTGCTGTCGCTGGGCACGCCGCGGCGGATGCAGCTGCGGGCCAAGCAGGGCGCCACGCGCGCGATCACGCTGGAGCTGGCGCCCGGCAGCCTGTTGGCGATGAGCCATGCCTCGCAGCTGACGCATGAGCACGGTATTCCCAAGACCACGCGCGCGCTCGGCGAGCGCATCAGCGTGGTGTTCCGGGTGCGCCCGCCCGCGCGCATGGCCGCCGGTCAGCACGGGCCGCACTGGGAAGCACTCACGCAAACGGACTGAACACATGTGCGGCACGTGCGTGCATACCTCGCAACATATGCGCAGCGGCCGCGAACACCGCGCAGTTGCACTGGATGCCTGCGCCCGCACGCTGCCCATTTCGGGTGATTGCCATCGCCATCACGTCTGGCCATGCTTGCATGCACTTCCCCCACCCGATACCGCCGCTCCATGAGCCTGGCTGACACCCGTCACCATCAGATGTTTCCCGAGCTGGATACGGCGCAACTTGCCATCACCCGGCGCTTTGCCAGCGGCCCGCCGCGGCGCTTCGAGGCCGGTGAAATGGTGTTCGACGTGGGCGATGCGCACGCGCCGGTCTGGGTGGTGCTGGAAGGCGCCATCGAGGTGGTGCGCCGCGATGGCCTGGGCAACGAAAAACCCATCACCTTGCACACGCCCGGGCAATTCACTGGCGAAGTGAGCCAGCTTGCCGGGCGCGCGTCACTTGCCGCCGGGCGCGCGGGCGAGCACGGTTGCCTGGCGTTGCCGTTCGACACCGCGCATCTGCGCGCGCTGATGATCAGCTCGGCCGAAGTGGGCGAGGTGGTGATGCGCGCGCTGATCCTGCGCCGCGTGGGGCTGATCGAGGGCGATGCCTCCGGCTCGGTGCTGATCGGCGAACCCGACGACCCGCACCTGACCCGGCTGCAGGGCTTTCTCACCCGCAACGGCTATCCCAACACGGTGATGGATGTGTCCGACGAGGACGGCCGCGCGCTGGTGGAGCGGCTGGGCATCCAGGAACAGGACCTGCCGGTGATGGTGTGCCCCAGCGGGCGCGTGCTGCGCCAGCCCAGCGATGCCGAAGCCGCGCATTGCCTGGGCATGACGCCCGACATCGACCCGGATCACCGCTACGACGTGGCGATTGTGGGCGCCGGCCCGGCGGGCCTGGCCACCGCGGTGTACGCGGCCTCCGAAGGCCTGTCGGTGATTGTGCTGGACCAGCGCGCCATTGGCGGGCAGGCCGGCGCGTCGGCACGGATCGAAAATTACCTGGGCTTTCCCACCGGCATCTCTGGCCAGGCGCTGGCTGGGCGCGCCTACAACCAGGCGCTGAAATTCGGTGCTGAGCTGGCCATTCCGCTGGAAGCGGCCACGCTGGAATGCGGGCGCGAAGACGGGGCATTGCGGCTGGATCTGGCCGATGGCAAGCAGCTGCAGGCCAGCACGGTGGTGATCGCCTCGGGCGCACGCTATCGGCGGCCGCAGATCGACCAGCTGGACCGTTTCGAAGGCCACGGCGTCTCGTACTGGGCCTCGCCGGTGGAAGCACGCCTGTGCGAGGGCGGCGTGGTGGCGTTGGTGGGCGGCGGCAATTCCGCCGGGCAGGCAGTGGCATTCCTGGCGCCGCGGGTGAAGGAACTGCACCTGATCATCCGTGGCGAAGGCCTGGAAGCGTCGATGTCGCAATACCTGATCGAACGCATCGCCGCGCTGCCCAACGTGACGTTGCACACCGGCACCGAAGTGGCCGCGCTGGAAGGCGACCCCGAGCGCGGTCTGCAGGCGGCGGTGCTGCGCACGCGTGCCGATGGCCAGACCCAACGCCTGGAGCTGCGCCACCTGTTCCTGTTCGTGGGCGCCGACCCCAACACCGGGTGGCTGCAGCAGTGCGTGGAAACCGATGCGCATGGCTTCGTGGTGACCGGCAGCGTGCGCGCCGAAGGGCTGCCACCGTGCCTGCCGTTGGAGACCAACCGCCGTGGCGTGTTCGCCATTGGCGATGTGCGCGCCGGCTCGGTCAAGCGCGTGGCTGCCGCCGTGGGCGAGGGTGCCGCGGTGGTCGCGCAGATCCATCAATTCCTGGCGCACCAGGCCACGCCGGTGGCCGTTTCCGAACTTGCCAACGCCACGCAGGAGTCCGCGACCTCATGAGCCAGTGCACGCACCTCAACCACATCCACCACGTCACCCCCAGCGCACGCGGCTGCGAAGAGTGCCTGGCCAGCGGCAGTGTGTGGGTACATCTGCGCCTGTGCCGCGAGTGCGGGCATGTGGGTTGCTGCGACGATTCGCCCAACCGCCACGCCAGCGCGCACTTCCACAGCACCGGCCACCCCATTATCGAAGGCTACGACCCGCCGGAAGGCTGGGGCTGGTGCTACGAGGATGAGCTGGAAGTGGAACTGCCGGAGCAGACGCCGCAGCTGGGGCCGATTCCGCGGTATGTGTGAGCGGCGCGTTGCGCCGCTGGGAATGGGGAATCGGGAGTGGGGAATCGGAAGGGCGTGGCTTGCGGTGGGGTATCTCCGCGTTTCACTGCTCCGTGCTGACGGAGTCGTGTTGATTGCGCCGCGTCTTCTCTCGGCGGGTACGTGCGGCTTTCCTAGCCGCATTGATTGACGCGCTGCGCGCACGCAGTCACGCATCGATGATCGTGGGCCGCCCGAGTGACTCGTGCGCCGCATGCGCGGGCAGCGTCACCCGCGCTTGCACCTCAGTCCGGCCAATGCACCGGGGGCAGGGCGCGCAGTTGCGGGCGGGCGAACAAATAGCCTTGCTGCAGGTGGATGCCTAAGTCGCGCAGGGTGCGGTATTCGTCGGCTTCTTCGATGCCTTCGGCGATGACGGCGATACCGAGTTCTTCGCACATGCCGGTGACGTGCCGCACGATCGCCTGGCGGCTGCGGTCGGTGTGGATGCCGCGGACCAGGGCGATGTCGAGCTTGAGCAGGTCTGGCTGGAAATCGGCCAGCAGGCCG
The nucleotide sequence above comes from Xanthomonas campestris pv. campestris str. ATCC 33913. Encoded proteins:
- a CDS encoding glycoside hydrolase family 15 protein, which gives rise to MSRPSAQFRRDASGTLPIAGYAAIGDGRSVALCGADGGIDWWCVPKMDAPPLFDRLLDAGNGGFFSLCPRELQQVERRYRDGSNVLETTFITASGRARLTESVNSGEAGRLPWSELARRIDGLEGEVVFELIYRPGTRAGEATPWQSDTPNGRVHHVGPLMTMLRFDAEAVQIAHCDDRSVRGTLPVAAGDRQLVALLASEREALPVPPLADIDGRIDRSDQEWREWSGNLSYDNGYHGTVVRSALALKFLWFSPTGAIAAAVTTSLPEQIGGNGNWDYRYAWVRDAAYTTKAFMRVGALADAKAAFSWLMHTIRRHRPWIRPCYTLDGELVPDEREIDIAGYRDTRPVRVGNTANDQLQLCLYGDVFEMTARFVDAGHILDPETARQLFDLGNECADAWMRKDAGFWELEQDEHYTMSKIECWMALRRASELAKVGHLSSAMLPRWEREQARILAWIDEHCWSESKQAYTFYAGTDDLDASLMLASRFGLAEVRHARMVSTRDAIRRELGCDELLYRYSGMQQREGTFTACAFWMVEAYGLLGERYEAKRLFKRLLERLGNDVDLMPEMVDANTGDALGNLPQGLSHLALIHAALAVHGE
- a CDS encoding SDR family oxidoreductase is translated as MSSAKNQYAMQNPLTQFPQPTFPEQTQEAPGTIHELQPKADHGEQSYQGFGRLQGRKALITGADSGIGRATAIAYAREGADIVLNYLPEEEQDAAEVVQLIQAEGRKAIAVPGDLKDEAFCNQLVERAVKELGGLDLLINIAGKQTAIKDIADITTEQFDATFKTNVYAMFWLCKAAIPHLPPGASIINTGSIQSYQPSPTLLDYASTKAAIVNFTKGLAQQVAEKGIRVNAVAPGPVWTPLQPSGGQPPETIPEFGSETPMKRAGQPVEMAPLYVLLASQESSYVTGEVFGATGGLLLS
- a CDS encoding DUF429 domain-containing protein, with product MTRYTMRWVGIDGARSGWLAVWDTEDALAFAYYATVQDVAHALRAAEVIGVDIPIGLSEHAPRAADVQARRFVGGRRACSIFAAPLRGMLHAQSQPEASRLHRALDHDKQRGFGVQSFGLLDKIRHWDAALRSDAAWAVRVHEVHPEVSFAVLNGGQGLAAGKKTPAGHAQRVALLGEHVGHARVQALLAAVPRRLAAPDDVLDALVACWSAQRIAAGTAGSLPAVVEHDRHGLRMAIRY
- a CDS encoding GH92 family glycosyl hydrolase → MQHRLIALSRIRWLALLAALAVFASTAAPRAADSAYRAVDPFIGTGGEGHTYPGATVPFGMVQLSPDTQIKPRKEAYGWAAGYRHSDSTIVGFSHTHFSGSGHSDLGDILLMPIAGTVKLERGDVGTPGSGYTAQFDHASEQAQPGYYAVTLKDRNIRAELTASARVGVHRYQFPKGVPAHVLVDLRTSLYDYPGKVQWSRLRVRSDGTVTGFRETRGWAPGRQLYFAMRFSRPLTATQLHDTEQDIPYKGFPPPGDKNPAQRAQIEGRQLVGVFDVANDGTPLVVTVALSPVSEDSAIANLAAEVPGFDFDRVRADARAQWTQALSAIDAQGTPKQRTQLYTALYHTLLGPTLFMDSDGRYRGPDNAVHQATGWSHYSTFSLWDTYRALHPLLTLVQPPQRTSDVVNSLLASRRESAYGILPVWAFHGLETWCMIGYHAVPVIADAYMKGIGGFDANEALDAMVASANYGPYDGIAQYRELGYVPIDEEGEAASKTLEYAFDDWTIAQMADKLGKPAIAAEFSKRASNWKHAFDPATGYMRARTRAGTFREPFDPSASGYGSDYTEGNAWQYSWYVPQDVAGLAAAHGGEDTLLARLDAVFDAKVDPKVFEHMEDITGLIGWYAHGNEPSHHVAYLYAYAGQPWRTQARLTQIMGSQYHAGPEGLAGNDDLGQMSAWYVFTTLGFYPVAPGSNQYIIGRPFLPRATLNLPNGKRFSVIAEGVSDARPYIGSATLNGQLLTRAYLTHAEIQAGGELRFRMQATPNQQWAIDPAQRPYSMSAR
- a CDS encoding SDR family oxidoreductase yields the protein MHRTHPAHVVISGASSGIGQATAEAFAERGARLVLAARGEEALQQVAERCRARGAEVLVVPTDVKQADQVQALATSARSFLGRIDLWFGNVGVGAVGTFHEVPIEASTAVVQANLIGRMHDAHAAIPIFVEQGHGVFVNMISLGGFAATPYAAAYSASKFGQRGFSEALRAELIDHPKVHVCDVYPYFVDTPGLSHGANYVGRRVTGPPMMLDTRTVAQAVVRLLDRPRNTVVIGPAVQAMRVGHALAPNLFARAMSRFFQRYFAQAPRVGRSSGNVFGPPAIAGGIDGGFRRRPAVRARAGRNTLAIGAAVAALATVAVLAAKRAR
- a CDS encoding alpha-ketoglutarate-dependent dioxygenase AlkB, producing the protein MDLFDTPLAPLQVLDDAEGGVRYWPQLLAPAVAQAAFAALRDGADWQRHQRTMYDRVVDVPRLLASYRLDAPLPPGLPLQLLLAAVQAQLPAPYNAVGLNLYRDGRDSVAMHHDKLHTLLAPHPIALLSLGTPRRMQLRAKQGATRAITLELAPGSLLAMSHASQLTHEHGIPKTTRALGERISVVFRVRPPARMAAGQHGPHWEALTQTD
- a CDS encoding FAD-dependent oxidoreductase, whose translation is MSLADTRHHQMFPELDTAQLAITRRFASGPPRRFEAGEMVFDVGDAHAPVWVVLEGAIEVVRRDGLGNEKPITLHTPGQFTGEVSQLAGRASLAAGRAGEHGCLALPFDTAHLRALMISSAEVGEVVMRALILRRVGLIEGDASGSVLIGEPDDPHLTRLQGFLTRNGYPNTVMDVSDEDGRALVERLGIQEQDLPVMVCPSGRVLRQPSDAEAAHCLGMTPDIDPDHRYDVAIVGAGPAGLATAVYAASEGLSVIVLDQRAIGGQAGASARIENYLGFPTGISGQALAGRAYNQALKFGAELAIPLEAATLECGREDGALRLDLADGKQLQASTVVIASGARYRRPQIDQLDRFEGHGVSYWASPVEARLCEGGVVALVGGGNSAGQAVAFLAPRVKELHLIIRGEGLEASMSQYLIERIAALPNVTLHTGTEVAALEGDPERGLQAAVLRTRADGQTQRLELRHLFLFVGADPNTGWLQQCVETDAHGFVVTGSVRAEGLPPCLPLETNRRGVFAIGDVRAGSVKRVAAAVGEGAAVVAQIHQFLAHQATPVAVSELANATQESATS
- a CDS encoding UBP-type zinc finger domain-containing protein produces the protein MSQCTHLNHIHHVTPSARGCEECLASGSVWVHLRLCRECGHVGCCDDSPNRHASAHFHSTGHPIIEGYDPPEGWGWCYEDELEVELPEQTPQLGPIPRYV